The following proteins are co-located in the Doryrhamphus excisus isolate RoL2022-K1 chromosome 3, RoL_Dexc_1.0, whole genome shotgun sequence genome:
- the spag17 gene encoding sperm-associated antigen 17 isoform X2, with the protein MAPKAAKKDKAKKAPATQGPDVQSWESGLANAQFEEDHWQACVCFVVGKSPDDENLIPILNKAVQQPQRKRFSSLTWEHTEAKIGEYGNPKAKKRENFPQFYEVTLSAKVLLDAKEEIPAELMSQIVKFMLLQIKDSDQQRRKTEQSEETSASTKDKGGGKGKDKKLKEEAPAKPKTKLKRRDDVEPPKYIDDEPEDGPQHYILLLGFHKPHLVGTLEPAGIHVSNIIKLSATHPTHDDLQQEEEEQENSETDTKSEEIAAKEKWDAQAKELDNFWSGFRQVLDNSLATSRLHNVAQLEYTVPDILTTVDPEDPEAVMGLATQMFDGVAHLIYDCLDWRRQHQHYIATTEFIAVPSVVTVDPSQPPEPPPVLLPQSKKSGRPPPPKKVQVPLTTDVDMNHYNRLLDKIPPEACSVPLILHCMLEQVVLIVLSSEQPPQPNVSDEPEPQNVPPLDHQLVGQMLHSVLPVVHADERRHLLYSLLSTVNSEEDKEMIKEQFEETPKKPEHPVIIRHHDERALRLIGVNEIQDFDLGEVEAAMMMWSPVWKLIVSVAQRHSSSCWRAIKQQLQHQCTDDEVSWPQVERLIHQSVFESMQLSKVDEKGVLAKDSGTLGMVESVKQHPIIPWDNPLSFAKKNLRKKGPKFVEDCTTTQVNKPQEDHLSLADIQSCRQRSLLDWHYVEHYDATILPQVLQSAAQQYRCLDTLRGSHNNVMYIFCHNPIHPNRFCNEFWNVDMHTDVKFRMYLEHVADTITEWTEKEELKRQQLESTNVHRAEAPRGPTRSLEDEEESKEPFITKDSLKASLLEEERQKEEESKKGKKSGKASKGKQTDEPKSVESKKSEKSVPAGGKHNSTSALIADQSHAGKVDDKEESNTGFTGFQMDGMLIHLSGHLQYLFPSDGGHVTVESIKYMAGSSMLKVDVRKDGHHFYTHISHVVNPARTDIKEHMKMTTVKRRSFSALLDNGVQLSFSFYGPTGEYKDNQKVTESHKETERGPQKLMEPEPEPEPTLNPCTEDTPNSDNGPAEVCEDQSQESPCPFNSLNMSLPSGQLLHFMRDEEEQSMMVRLSFHTPGHQHPSLSKEASRTITGQGAVIRYMQDGSSEVLFADGSVSTSTDSGPVWAQEIDLPSTDEQNSEETPPSPPPPPSPPPRGFWTTTTPSGARISTIGSTHQYNPTIALLTYKTSDPITQDMMLSREDLVVSVQKPDGSLKVEHADGTRITTLYHDRSPRMQDDMQPTGETAAGSPETPAKEKVVLVENEAFATVVMYPERHMAEIWLVDGTVITGNKKGAYQVVPSSTGLLQIQSHGKFVYTSGPPQDNFPAYIMSHTDTMTFCVTDPDGNHFQVMEDGQVTVLNIGPPPCMLQEVEEEEEEEDNTEVSVSLVKDRGHYPRLFLVHEDGSGLELLSSQTVSELLYQAHLDPTVALLKDPLPDTQDEFGITILKPSHESVRSKWVQERQNPEVMPQNLGSRGLHDFPCVERSSPAFETTTVQSPTLGNCTGSAVSTVDLQNCPKVLEIRELYQHRAITRRLKNIVDMRLKEYIGSLMGKAMWSADVMLKEPRTEEERVHAGVLLTQSLTKEEDECCVLESRTPGDIGSLYSQAMQPPEEVLEVPEDLTVVPSASCEVKESKWTDRLEQYRQELFEVKACIDALRKKLVVPYFHPENTSVHQNFRLHGSPDIWKPTFPGPDGTDEAYHFDILQDNMQWPSIPMPTHSASQAVVRNRTPGVMPPTAGQSSWMDFYGPLRSTQADVSREPKQMTMRLPSTIVSSKPFSVPNYHFRSVEDPVRRRCRTISLADPGTVIRGFELRPSSIDFGTQKEGTSSAITVVMKNVGVDTCRFHVKQPPISSGLRVKYHPGPVPAGLHVELQIELFAMCQVHEGYMDPNNYIFHDIVIRTETDIIYLPVMAIVLPERFYDIWLKGQSSTRKKRCRAPKQSSSLPAGQRLGQNAPSAPGAYATAHTGHHKRNASL; encoded by the exons ATGGCACCAAAGGCAGCTAAAAAGGACAAGGCTAAGAAAGCCCCCGCCACACAGGGCCCGGATGTCCAGAGTTGGGAGAGTGGTCTGGCTAATGCACAGTTTGAAGAG GACCATTGGCAAGCCTGTGTGTGTTTCGTGGTTGGAAAAAGTCCAGATGACGAGAACCTTATCCCCATTCTGAATAAAGCTGTGCAGCAACCGCAACGCAAACGTTTTAGTTCACTGACATGGGAACACACAGAGGCCAAG ATTGGTGAATATGGGAATCCCAAAGCTAAGAAACGTGAAAATTTTCCTCAATTTTATGAG GTCACATTGTCTGCAAAAGTGCTGCTAGATGCAAAAGAGGAGATCCCTGCAGAGCTGATGTCACAAATAGTCAAGTTTATGCTCCTGCAGATCAAAGATAGCGACCAGCAGAGGAGAAAAACAGAGCAA TCTGAGGAGACATCTGCATCCACCAAAGACAAAGGAGGCGGCAAAGGCAAAGACAAAAAGTTAAAGGAGGAGGCACCTgccaaaccaaaaacaaagcTGAAACGCAGGGATGATGTGGAGCCGCCCAAGTACATAG ACGATGAGCCAGAAGACGGCCCTCAACACTACATCCTGCTCCTGGGCTTTCACAAGCCTCACCTGGTGGGGACATTGGAGCCTGCAGGTATACACGTTTCCAACATCATCAAGTTGAGCGCCACGCACCCAACGCATGACGATCTGCAAcaggaggaagaagaacaagagAACTCTGAGACCGATACCAAAT CGGAAGAAATTGCTGCTAAAGAGAAGTGGGATGCTCAGGCCAAGGAGCTGGACAACTTCTGGTCTGGTTTTAGACAAGTGTTAGACAACAGCCTAGCAACCTCCCGGCTGCACAATGTGGCTCAGCTGGAGTACACGGTCCCGGACATCCTGACGACCGTTGACCCGGAGGATCCCGAGGCTGTG ATGGGGTTAGCTACACAAATGTTTGATGGTGTAGCCCATCTTATCTACGACTGTCTGGACTGGCGAAGGCAGCACCAACACTACATTGCCACCACCGAGTTCATAGCAGTGCCCTCTGTGGTCACGGTGGACCCCTCTCAACCTCCAGAG CCTCCACCAGTTTTATTGCCACAGTCCAAAAAGTCAGGGCGCCCGCCTCCTCCAA aaaaGGTACAGGTGCCTCTCACCACTGATGTGGACATGAATCACTACAACAGACTCCTGGACAAGATCCCACCTGAGGCCTGCTCGGTGCCACTGATCTTGCACTGCATGCTGGAGCAGGTTGTGCTG ATTGTGTTGTCAAGTGAGCAGCCACCTCAGCCAAATGTGTCTGATGAGCCGGAGCCTCAGAATGTTCCCCCTCTGGACCATCAGCTGGTAGGTCAAATGCTCCACAGCGTCCTGCCTGTGGTCCATGCAGATGAGAGGAGACACCTGCTGTATAGTTTGTTGAGCACAGTAAACAGCGAAGAGGACAAGGAG ATGATTAAGGAGCAGTTTGAAGAGACTCCCAAGAAACCTGAGCACCCTGTGATCATCAGACACCATGATGAAAGAGCACTACGCTTAATTGGTGTAAAC GAGATTCAGGATTTTGATCTAGGCGAGGTGGAGGCAGCCATGATGATGTGGTCACCAGTATGGAAGCTGATTGTCTCTGTGGCTCAGCGGCACAGCAGCTCCTGCTGGAGGGCCATCAAGCAACAACTCCAGCACCAGTGCACTGATG ATGAGGTGTCATGGCCGCAGGTGGAGCGCCTCATTCACCAGAGTGTGTTTGAGAGCATGCAGCTCTCAAAGGTGGATGAAAAAGGTGTACTGGCAAAAGATTCCGGAACTCTGGGCATGGTGGAATCAGTTAAACAACACCCCATAATCCCATGGGACAACCCGCTGTCTTTTGCCAAGAAGAACCTGCGCAAGAAAG GGCCAAAGTTTGTAGAAGACTGTACTACCACACAg GTCAACAAGCCACAAGAGGATCATCTATCCCTGGCAGACATTCAGAGTTGTCGACAAAGGTCTCTCTTGGATTGGCACTATGTGGAACATTATGACGCTACCATCTTACCTCAG GTCCTCCAGTCAGCCGCCCAACAATATCGCTGTCTGGACACCCTCCGAGGAAGTCATAATAACGTCATGTACATTTTCTGCCACAATCCCATACATCCTAATCGCTTCTGCAATGAATTCTGGAATGTAGACATGCACACGGATGTCAAGTTCAG GATGTATTTGGAGCACGTAGCAGACACCATTACAGAGTGGACTGAGAAAGAGGAGCTTAAGAGACAACAATTAGAGAGCACTAATGTGCACCGTGCAGAAGCTCCAAGAGGTCCAACAC GCTCGTTAGAAGATGAAGAGGAATCAAAGGAGCCATTCATCACTAAAGACTCCCTTAAA GCTTCCTtgttggaggaggagaggcaAAAGGAAGAGGAATCCAAGAAAGGTAAGAAGTCAGGGAAGGCATCCAAGGGGAAGCAGACGGATGAACCGAAGTCTGTGGAGTCCAAGAAAAGTGAGAAATCTGTGCCGGCTGGAGGGAAGCACAACAGCACCTCAGCCTTGATTGCAGACCAGTCCCATGCCGGTAAAGTGGATGACAAAGAGGAGTCCAACACT GGATTCACAGGCTTTCAAATGGATGGAATGTTGATCCATTTGTCGGGCCATCTCCAGTACCTCTTCCCATCCGATGGAGGTCACGTTACCGTGGAGAGCATCAAGTACATGGCAG GTTCCAGTATGCTGAAAGTGGACGTGAGGAAGGATGGTCATCATTTCTACACACACATTAGCCATGTTGTCAACCCAGCAAGAACTGACATTAAAG AACATATGAAGATGACCACAGTGAAGAGGCGCTCCTTTTCGGCCCTGTTAGATAACGGCGTCCAGCTCTCATTCAGTTTCTATGGGCCAACGGGAGAATACAAAG ACAATCAAAAGGTCACAGAAAGTCACAAGGAAACCGAAAGAGGGCCACAAAAGTTGAtggaaccagaaccagaaccagaaccgaCCCTGAATCCTTGCACGGAAGACACCCCAAATAGTGACAATGGCCCTGCTGAG GTGTGTGAAGACCAATCACAAGAGTCCCCATGTCCATTCAACAGCCTCAACATGTCCCTCCCAAGCGGCCAACTGCTGCATTTCATGCGTGATGAAG AGGAGCAGAGTATGATGGTACGACTGAGTTTTCACACTCCGGGTCACCAGCACCCCTCCCTCTCCAAAGAGGCGTCCCGCACAATCACCGGCCAAGGAGCCGTGATCCGATACATGCAGGATGGCTCCTCTGAG GTGCTCTTTGCAGATGGGTCAGTCAGCACCAGCACGGATTCTGGTCCAGTGTGGGCGCAAGAAATTGACCTCCCCTCCACAGACG AGCAAAATTCAGAGGagactcctccttctcctcctcctcctccttcacctcctcctcGAGGTTTTTGGACAACTACGACTCCCTCCGGTGCTCGAATCAGTACTATTGGTAGCACACACCAATATAACCCAACGATCGCTCTTCTAACCTACAAGACGTCAGACCCGATCACACAAGAT ATGATGCTGAGCCGGGAAGATCTTGTGGTTTCAGTCCAGAAGCCAGATGGATCTTTGAAGGTTGAACATGCAGATGGAACCAGGATCACCACACTTTACCACGACAGGTCACCAAGGATGCAAGATGACATGCAGCCTACGGGTGAGACTGCAGCAGGGAGCCCTGAAACACCCGCCAAAGAGAAGGTGGTGTTGGTGGAGAATGAGGCTTTTGCCACCGTGGTGATGTACCCGGAACGACACATGGCTGAAATCTGGTTGGTGGATGGGACCGTCATCACTGGGAACAAGAAGGGAGCCTATCAG GTGGTCCCATCCAGTACTGGGCTCCTGCAGATCCAAAGTCATGGCAAGTTTGTGTACACCAGTGGGCCCCCTCAGGATAACTTCCCCGCTTACATTATGAGCCATACAGACACAATGACCTTTTGCGTAACGGACCCTGATGGAAACCACTTCCAG GTGATGGAAGATGGCCAGGTAACAGTGCTTAACATTGGCCCACCTCCATGCATGCTTCAGGAggttgaggaggaggaggaagaggaggacaacACAGAGGTGTCAGTGAGTCTTGTGAAGGACAGAGGACATTATCCCAG GCTCTTCCTAGTGCATGAGGATGGTTCTGGTCTTGAACTTCTGAGTTCTCAAACTGTGTCAGAGCTGCTGTACCAGGCCCACTTAGACCCTACTGTGGCTCTGTTGAAGGACCCGCTGCCAGACACACAAG ATGAGTTTGGCATCACCATCTTGAAGCCCAGCCATGAGAGCGTGCGCTCCAAATGGGTGCAGGAAAGGCAGAACCCTGAAGTCATGCCTCAGAACCTCGGCTCCCGCGGCTTGCACGACTTCCCTTGTGTCGAG AGGTCAAGTCCTGCATTTGAGACCACTACGGTACAAAGTCCTACCTTGGGAAACTGTACCGGTTCTGCAGTATCCACTGTAGACCTGCAGAACTGCCCTAAGGTCCTAGAAATTAGGGAACTTTACCAGCACAGAGCCATCACCAGAAGACTTAAGAACATTGTGGATATGCGACTAAAG GAGTACATTGGGAGTTTGATGGGGAAGGCTATGTGGTCAGCAGATGTGATGCTCAAGGAGCCTCGCACTGAAGAGGAGCGTGTCCATGCAGGTGTTCTGCTCACTCAG TCTCTGACGAAGGAAGAGGATGAATGCTGCGTCCTTGAAAGCAGGACCCCTG GGGATATTGGCAGCCTCTACAGCCAAGCCATGCAACCTCCAGAGGAGGTATTGGAAGTTCCTGAGGATCTCACCGTTGTACCCAGCGCCAG CTGTGAGGTGAAAGAGTCAAAGTGGACAGATCGACTGGAGCagtacag ACAGGAGCTTTTTGAGGTGAAAGCTTGCATAGATGCCCTGAGGAAGAAGCTTGTTGTGCCATACTTCCACCCAGAAAACACCTCAGTACACCAG AATTTTCGCCTCCATGGAAGTCCGGACATTTGGAAGCCAACCTTTCCCGGGCCAGACGGTACAGACGAGGCCTACCACTTTGACATCCTACAAGATAAta TGCAATGGCCATCCATCCCAATGCCTACTCATTCTGCCAG TCAGGCAGTCGTGAGGAACAGGACACCTGGGGTGATGCCTCCAACTGCAG GTCAAAGCAGTTGGATGGACTTCTATGGCCCACTTAGATCAACCCAGGCGGATGTGAGCAGGGAGCCCAAGCAGATGACTATGAGACTGCCGTCAACGATTGTCAGCTCTAAACCCTTCAGTGTGCCAAATTATCAC TTCCGCTCTGTGGAGGATCCAGTGCGGCGCAGATGTCGTACCATTTCGCTGGCTGACCCGGGTACCGTCATTAGGGGCTTTGAACTCCGCCCGTCCAGCATTGACTTTGGGACACAGAAGGAGGGTACATCCTCTGCCATCACTGTGGTGATGAAGAATGTGGGCGTGGACACCTGCAG ATTCCACGTCAAGCAACCGCCAATCTCTTCAGGCCTGCGTGTCAAATACCATCCAGGGCCT GTGCCTGCAGGGTTGCACGTTGAACTGCAGATTGAGCTCTTTGCTATGTGTCAAGTCCACGAAGGCTACATGGACCCCAACAATTACATCTTCCATGACATTGTCATCCGCACAGAGACTGACATCATCTATCTGCCTGTCATGGCCA TCGTCCTACCTGAGCGCTTCTATGACATTTGGCTCAAGGGTCAGTCCAGCACACGCAAGAAACGCTGCAGGGCGCCCAAACAGTCTTCCAGCCTTCCAGCAGGTCAGCGGCTTGGACAGAATGCCCCCAGTGCACCAGGGGCTTATGCTACAGCACACACAG GACACCATAAACGCAACGCTAGTCTGTGA